One part of the Amyelois transitella isolate CPQ chromosome 10, ilAmyTran1.1, whole genome shotgun sequence genome encodes these proteins:
- the LOC106136389 gene encoding pre-mRNA-splicing factor 18: MEILKAEIAKKRKLLEEKKIIDPTQPKKYFKRGDLLAKEQEEYFQKFGPRKNEAEDNNDTESKTEKGTKPETSEVEQSEVVSLPRTEVIKRLRERGHPILLFAENELQSFRRLRRIEIQEPEANRGFRNDFQEAMDKVDQAYLNEILALGTQSDTEKSLKEDALDDSVTYELIQEMAKTMGQGDRNHDMNVIMTLLQFLLKLWGQQLNSATGAEKTAVKHKMARATFTQTQVYLKPLMRKLKKKTLPDDICDSLMEITKHLLERNYIMASDSYLQMAIGNAPWPIGVTMVGIHARTGREKIFSKNVAHVMNDETQRKYIQALKRLMTKCQEYFPTDPSRCVEYSTTR, encoded by the exons atggaaatTCTTAAAGCTGAAATTGCGAAAAAGCGAAAGCTGCTCgaggaaaagaaaataatt GATCCAACTCAAcctaaaaagtattttaaaagagGAGATTTATTGGCTAAGGAGCAGgaagaatattttcaaaaatttggtCCCCGTAAGAATGAGGCTGAAGATAATAATGATACTGAAAGCAAAACAGAGAAag GTACAAAACCAGAGACTTCCGAAGTAGAACAAAGTGAGGTTGTGTCCCTGCCAAGAACAGAAGTCATCAAGAGACTGCGAGAAAGAGGCCACCCAATACTGTTGTTTGCAGAAAATGAACTGCAATCATTCAGAAGACTGCGCAGAATCGAGATACAAGAGCCTGAAGCAAATAGA ggTTTCAGAAATGACTTCCAAGAAGCGATGGATAAAGTAGATCAAGcttatttgaatgaaatattggCACTTGGTACTCAG AGTGATACAGAAAAATCTCTCAAAGAAGATGCTTTGGATGACTCCGTGACCTATGAATTAATTCAAGAGATGGCCAAAACCATGGGACAGGGTGACAGAAATCATGACATGAATGTGATCATGACGTTATTACag tttcTACTAAAGCTTTGGGGTCAACAGCTCAATTCAGCAACAGGCGCAGAAAAAACAGCTGTGAAGCACAAAATGGCGCGGGCGACGTTCACTCAAACACAAGTATATCTGAAACCGCTAATGAGGAagttgaaaaagaaaacattgcCAGATGACATATGTGACAGTCTGATGGAGATCACTAAACATTTGTTGGAGAGAAATTATATTATG GCAAGCGATTCCTACCTCCAAATGGCAATCGGCAACGCTCCCTGGCCTATAGGAGTTACTATGGTCGGTATCCACGCCCGTACTGGAAGAGAGAAGATTTTCTCCAAGAATGTAGCCCACGTGATGAATGACGAAACCCAGAGGAAGTACATCCAAgccctgaagagactgatgaCGAAGTGCCAAGAGTATTTCCCTACAGACCCCTCTAGATGTGTAGAATATAGTACGACTAGATGA
- the LOC106136381 gene encoding chymotrypsin-1 isoform X2, with protein MATKVNFIVITIYFVIYVGSSSFKGSSRVVGGYDAPYEFGRFHASLQNVTGSHVCGGAVISLSRAVTAAHCVVGADPMYIKVVVGTTNLDIGGQEFDVKSIDIHENYNYSLRTNDIAIVTIDGMFDTRTINVLEVDDISLTEDDPVILTGFGAQTPNGESSRVMYALNLSVFSQETCEYAMRYSRQVVDTMFCTFTQIGQGTCHGDSGGPLIKNNKLVGLVSWGIPCAVGFPDVHTRISSFADWIRSKIN; from the exons ATGGCGACGAAAGTAAATTTCATAGtgataacaatatattttgttatatatgtaGGAAGTTCTAGCTTCAAag GCAGTTCACGTGTAGTAGGAGGTTATGATGCGCCTTATGAGTTTGGCAGATTCCACGCGTCCTTACAGAATGTGACAGGTTCTCATGTTTGTGGGGGAGCTGTGATATCTTTGTCTCGTGCAGTTACTGCTGCTCACTGTGTTGTTGG AGCTGATcctatgtatataaaagtgGTTGTTGGAACGACAAACCTGGACATTGGTGGACAGGAATTTGACGTTAAGTCTATTGATATTCATGAGAATTATAACTACAGTCTCAGAACTAATGACATAGCTATTGTAACAATAGATGGTATGTTCGACACGCGCACTATTAATGTATTGgaagttgatgatatatcaCTGACCGAGGATGATCCGGTTATTTTGACAGGATTTGGGGCACAGACT CCAAATGGCGAATCCAGCCGAGTAATGTACGCATTGAATCTCTCTGTATTCAGTCAAGAAACCTGCGAGTACGCAATGAGGTATTCAAGACAGGTTGTTGATACCATGTTCTGCACGTTTACGCAAATTGGCCAAGGGACTTGCCAT gGTGACTCCGGCGGGccgttaataaaaaacaacaaacttGTTGGGTTAGTTTCATGGGGAATACCCTGCGCTGTCGGTTTCCCAGACGTCCATACAAGGATAAGTTCATTTGCAGATTGGATCagaagtaaaattaattaa
- the LOC106136381 gene encoding chymotrypsin-1 isoform X1 yields MATKVNFIVITIYFVIYVGSSSFKVSGSSRVVGGYDAPYEFGRFHASLQNVTGSHVCGGAVISLSRAVTAAHCVVGADPMYIKVVVGTTNLDIGGQEFDVKSIDIHENYNYSLRTNDIAIVTIDGMFDTRTINVLEVDDISLTEDDPVILTGFGAQTPNGESSRVMYALNLSVFSQETCEYAMRYSRQVVDTMFCTFTQIGQGTCHGDSGGPLIKNNKLVGLVSWGIPCAVGFPDVHTRISSFADWIRSKIN; encoded by the exons ATGGCGACGAAAGTAAATTTCATAGtgataacaatatattttgttatatatgtaGGAAGTTCTAGCTTCAAag TTTCAGGCAGTTCACGTGTAGTAGGAGGTTATGATGCGCCTTATGAGTTTGGCAGATTCCACGCGTCCTTACAGAATGTGACAGGTTCTCATGTTTGTGGGGGAGCTGTGATATCTTTGTCTCGTGCAGTTACTGCTGCTCACTGTGTTGTTGG AGCTGATcctatgtatataaaagtgGTTGTTGGAACGACAAACCTGGACATTGGTGGACAGGAATTTGACGTTAAGTCTATTGATATTCATGAGAATTATAACTACAGTCTCAGAACTAATGACATAGCTATTGTAACAATAGATGGTATGTTCGACACGCGCACTATTAATGTATTGgaagttgatgatatatcaCTGACCGAGGATGATCCGGTTATTTTGACAGGATTTGGGGCACAGACT CCAAATGGCGAATCCAGCCGAGTAATGTACGCATTGAATCTCTCTGTATTCAGTCAAGAAACCTGCGAGTACGCAATGAGGTATTCAAGACAGGTTGTTGATACCATGTTCTGCACGTTTACGCAAATTGGCCAAGGGACTTGCCAT gGTGACTCCGGCGGGccgttaataaaaaacaacaaacttGTTGGGTTAGTTTCATGGGGAATACCCTGCGCTGTCGGTTTCCCAGACGTCCATACAAGGATAAGTTCATTTGCAGATTGGATCagaagtaaaattaattaa